One part of the Humulus lupulus chromosome 9, drHumLupu1.1, whole genome shotgun sequence genome encodes these proteins:
- the LOC133800267 gene encoding lectin-domain containing receptor kinase VI.3-like, translated as MAAPTSSLAFLIISSSLIIISAQLQDLKFVFHGFKGNETNLTTEGASIIKNTGLLRLTNRSQNVTGHAFYSERIRMTERTSPSHPKNVSSFSTHFVFAIVHRGSDPGGYGLTFTISPKNRFPEAEADHYLGLFNKANDGSSTNHIFAVEFDTVNGFNENADRNGNHVGININGMLSNAAEPAAYYREGSDSNKEDVDLESGDPIQAWIDYDGQTSFVNVTIAPTSLDQRPSRPLLSKWVNLTDVVLDDMYIGFSSSTGIKASSHYILGWSFALNGEAPPLNLTQLPTSSAGSFNAGRIMLFLSSVIVTLLLLGI; from the coding sequence ATGGCTGCGCCAACTTCATCACTTGCATTTCTTATAATATCATCGTCTCTTATAATTATCTCTGCTCAGCTTCAAGACTTGAAATTTGTCTTTCATGGATTCAAAGGAAACGAAACCAATCTCACCACAGAAGGAGCTTCCATCATCAAAAACACCGGTCTACTCAGACTCACAAACCGATCCCAGAACGTAACCGGCCACGCGTTCTATTCAGAGCGCATTCGAATGACTGAAAGGACCTCTCCTTCGCACCCTAAAAACGTCTCTTCTTTCAGTACCCATTTCGTCTTCGCCATAGTCCACCGCGGCTCCGACCCCGGAGGCTATGGCCTCACATTCACCATTTCTCCAAAGAACAGATTCCCGGAAGCTGAAGCAGACCACTATCTCGGGCTTTTCAACAAAGCCAACGACGGTAGTTCGACCAACCATATCTTCGCCGTCGAGTTCGATACAGTTAATGGGTTCAACGAAAACGCGGATAGGAACGGAAACCATGTCGGAATCAACATCAACGGCATGTTATCCAACGCGGCTGAACCGGCAGCTTACTATAGAGAAGGCTCAGACTCAAACAAAGAAGATGTGGATTTAGAGAGCGGAGATCCGATTCAAGCATGGATTGATTACGACGGTCAAACCAGCTTCGTTAATGTAACAATCGCACCTACCTCTCTAGACCAACGACCGAGCAGACCCCTTCTGTCCAAGTGGGTAAACTTAACAGACGTCGTTTTGGACGATATGTATATTGGGTTTTCTTCATCGACGGGAATAAAGGCCAGCTCTCATTACATTCTGGGTTGGAGTTTCGCGTTGAACGGAGAAGCTCCGCCATTAAACCTCACCCAACTTCCAACGAGCTC